In Puntigrus tetrazona isolate hp1 unplaced genomic scaffold, ASM1883169v1 S000001111, whole genome shotgun sequence, a single genomic region encodes these proteins:
- the f2rl1.1 gene encoding coagulation factor II (thrombin) receptor-like 1, tandem duplicate 1 has translation MGHRLIWIYALLTLISVNASSQLSIEDRGFTGYETEYGVSVTSTAGAVLNSVLTQIFFPVVYIIVFSVGLPTNAMAIWVFLFRTKKKHPSSIFMANLALADLLFVIWLPLKIAYHFKGNNWIFGEALCKVLVAFFYGNMYCSTAFIACISVQRYWAIVHPLSQQKRNNKLAVGVAVCVWLVVWVITVPLYLHDQTVKVTNMNIVTCHDVTRPSQSHYPSIYFLIMGVVGFIVPCIVCIVAYVQMLRALKSSMTGADIVQKRRKAVILIVTVLVMFLVCFTPSNIMVIVHYSLLSTGVQDSCYGFYITTLCLASLNSCVDPFIYYFVSDEFREHVRNTFLCRSERNAQRMRVSFSALKFSKKSSTYTSESGNTQSSSY, from the exons ATGGGGCACCGATTGATCTGGATTTACGCTTTGCTTACCTTAATCAGCGTCAACGCGTCTAGTCAAC TATCAATCGAGGACAGAGGCTTTACTGGCTATGAAACCGAGTATGGAGTGTCAGTGACGTCCACTGCTGGTGCTGTACTGAACAGCGTGCTCACGCAGATCTTCTTCCCAGTGGTGTACATCATCGTCTTCAGTGTGGGCTTGCCGACCAACGCTATGGCCATCTGGGTGTTCCTCTTCAGGACGAAGAAGAAGCATCCCTCATCCATTTTCATGGCCAACCTCGCGCTGGCGGACCTGCTTTTCGTAATCTGGCTTCCCCTAAAGATCGCGTACCATTTTAAAGGGAATAACTGGATCTTCGGAGAAGCCCTGTGCAAAGTCCTGGTTGCCTTTTTCTACGGGAACATGTATTGTTCGACTGCTTTCATTGCATGCATTAGCGTCCAGAGGTACTGGGCCATAGTACATCCTCTTTCCCAGCAGAAAAGGAACAACAAATTGGCGGTCGgtgttgctgtgtgtgtgtggctggtTGTGTGGGTCATTACCGTGCCTCTTTATCTTCACGACCAGACCGTGAAGGTCACCAACATGAATATTGTTACCTGCCATGACGTCACTCGCCCGAGCCAGTCGCATTACCCGTCTATCTACTTCCTTATTATGGGAGTTGTCGGATTCATAGTTCCCTGCATAGTATGTATAGTAGCGTACGTGCAGATGCTACGTGCTTTGAAGAGTTCGATGACTGGCGCCGACATCGTTCAGAAGCGCAGGAAGGCTGTCATCCTCATCGTCACGGTGCTCGTGATGTTTCTAGTGTGCTTCACCCCGAGTAACATCATGGTTATTGTGCATTACTCCCTGCTCTCTACGGGAGTACAGGACAGCTGTTACGGCTTTTATATTACAACGCTATGCCTGGCCAGCCTCAACAGCTGCGTCGAtccattcatatattattttgtttcagaCGAGTTCAGGGAACACGTGAGGAACACGTTTCTTTGCCGCAGCGAACGCAATGCACAGAGAATGCGCGTTTCTTTCAGCGCGCTGAAGTTTTCAAAGAAAAGCAGCACCTACACATCAGAGTCTGGAAACACGCAGAGCAGTTCCTACTGA
- the LOC122340971 gene encoding proteinase-activated receptor 1-like codes for MSISGTACFQPGSILGFSYYVLAWNYNRTPDTINILDESADFLKGLLVTRLMPSFYIFIILISLPLNALALVAFTCRIREKKPAVIYMSHLACVDLLFTLLLPLKIHYQLNSSDWVFGEALCRVISAAYYCYMYCSILLMMCMSVDRLLAVVFPIASLTWRSTRKATCVCVLVWLLALAGTAPLLSMNQTVEIENVGVTCHDVLRQNDSTVDYYVYLFSILSCLYFFLPLVVTIVCYSTIIHALGAKSDRLTTSSSSSDQRRKAVILTISVLIEFVVCFAPTNGILLYHCVHLAKGGHREGDSSYAVYLLAACLGSTSVFLDPLLYYYGSSQYRKQIRSVFWCKKAKKRAKTQSNTRTTGSTTAGQ; via the exons ATGAGTATATCAG GAACTGCCTGCTTTCAACCTGGTTCGATTTTAGGCTTTAGTTACTATGTTCTAGCATGGAATTACAATAGAACCCCTGATACTATTAACATCTTAGATGAATCAGCTGACTTCCTCAAAGGCCTGCTGGTCACACGTCTCATGCCCTCGTTCtacatcttcatcatcctcattaGTTTGCCCCTGAACGCTTTGGCCCTGGTGGCGTTCACCTGTAGGATCCGAGAGAAGAAACCAGCGGTGATCTACATGTCTCACCTGGCGTGTGTGGACCTGCTCTTCACCCTGCTGCTGCCTCTGAAGATCCACTACCAGCTGAACTCTTCAGATTGGGTGTTCGGTGAGGCTCTGTGTCGTGTGATCAGTGCAGCTTACTACTGCTACATGTACTGCTCCATACTGCTGATGATGTGCATGAGTGTGGACCGGCTGCTGGCCGTGGTGTTTCCCATCGCCTCTCTGACCTGGAGGAGCACGAGGAAAgccacatgtgtgtgtgtgctggtctGGCTGCTGGCGCTCGCTGGTACAGCGCCACTTCTCTCAATGAATCAAACAGTTGAGATTGAGAATGTTGGTGTCACATGCCATGATGTACTTCGCCAAAATGACTCTACAGTAGACTATTATGTGTACTTGTTCTCCATCCTCTCCTGCCTATATTTCTTCTTGCCTCTGGTGGTCACCATTGTGTGCTACTCCACCATCATACATGCACTTGGTGCAAAATCTGATCGCTTAACaacatcatcttcatcttcagacCAACGAAGGAAAGCTGTGATTCTGACTATCTCTGTGCTGATTGAGTTTGTGGTGTGCTTTGCTCCAACCAATGGCATCTTGTTGTACCACTGTGTTCATTTAGCTAAAGGAGGACACCGTGAGGGAGATTCATCATATGCTGTTTACCTGCTGGCTGCGTGTTTGGGAAGCACAAGTGTTTTTCTGGATCCTCTGCTCTACTACTACGGCTCGTCTCAATACAGGAAGCAGATCCGCTCTGTGTTTTGGTGCaagaaagcaaaaaagagagcaaaaacgCAGTCAAATACAAGAACAACTGGCAGCACTACAGCTGgccagtaa
- the LOC122340973 gene encoding proteinase-activated receptor 1-like: MLAQTEMVQAPNHSSIPDLKTGSNTDTLNILKESVVFLKGLLVTRIMPLFYIFIILISLPLNALALVAFTCRIREKKPAVIYMSHLACVDLLFTLLLPLKIHYQLNSSDWVFGEALCRVISAAYYCYMYCSILLMMCMSVDRLLAVVFPIASLTWRSTRKATCVCVLVWLLALAGTVPLLLVRQTFKIKDVGLTCRDVVPQNDSIVKYYVYLFSILSCFYFFLPLIVTLVSYSTIIHALSAKSDRLTSSSSSDKRRKAVILTISVLIEFVVCFAPTNGILLYHCVHLAKGGHREGDSSYAVYLLAVCLGSSSVFLDPLLYYYGSSQYRKQIRSVFWCKKAKKRILAS, encoded by the exons ATGTTAGCCCAAACTGAGATGGTTCAAGCGCCGAATCACAGCTCTATTCCAGATCTCAAAACTGGATCAAACACTgacacattaaacattttaaaagagtcTGTTGTCTTCCTCAAAGGCCTGCTGGTCACACGCATCATGCCCTTGTTCtacatcttcatcatcctcattaGTTTGCCCCTGAACGCTTTGGCCCTGGTGGCGTTCACCTGTAGGATCCGAGAGAAGAAACCAGCGGTGATCTACATGTCTCACCTGGCGTGTGTGGACCTGCTCTTCACCCTGCTGCTGCCTCTGAAGATCCACTACCAGCTGAACTCTTCAGATTGGGTGTTCGGTGAGGCTCTGTGTCGTGTGATCAGTGCAGCTTACTACTGCTACATGTACTGCTCCATACTGCTGATGATGTGCATGAGTGTGGACCGGCTGCTGGCCGTGGTGTTTCCCATCGCCTCTCTGACCTGGAGGAGCACGAGGAAAgccacatgtgtgtgtgtgctggtctGGCTGCTGGCGCTCGCTGGTACAGTGCCACTTCTCCTAGTGAGACAGACATTCAAGATTAAGGATGTGGGACTCACCTGCCGTGACGTAGTACCTCAAAATGACTCTATAGTAAAGTATTATGTGTACTTGTTCTCCATCCTCTCCTGCTTCTATTTCTTCTTGCCTCTGATCGTCACCTTAGTGAGCTACTCCACCATCATACATGCACTTAGTGCAAAATCTGATCGCTTAACATCATCTTCGTCTTCAGACAAGCGAAGGAAAGCTGTGATTCTGACTATCTCTGTGCTGATTGAGTTCGTGGTGTGCTTTGCTCCAACCAATGGCATCCTGTTGTACCACTGTGTTCATTTAGCTAAAGGAGGACACCGTGAGGGAGATTCATCATATGCTGTTTACCTGCTGGCTGTGTGTTTGGGGAGCTCAAGTGTTTTTCTGGATCCTCTGCTCTACTACTACGGCTCGTCTCAATACAGGAAGCAGATCCGCTCTGTGTTTTGGTGCaagaaagcaaaaaagaga ATTCTGGCCTCATGA
- the LOC122340974 gene encoding proteinase-activated receptor 1-like, giving the protein MVFAKDHLLRGSYVQTNEPADDEASTQTSDEPGSELPAGSGHNFSVMTELYETNPIITYFLEVQPCNSTDLNAVGCNKSTQDTYNISEGSVVFLKGLLVTRLMPSFYIFIILISLPLNALALVAFTCRIREKKPAVIYMSHLACVDLLFTLLLPLKIHYQLNSSDWVFGEALCRVISAAYYCYMYCSILLMMCMSVDRLLAVVFPIASLTWRSTRKATCVCVLVWLLALAGTVPLLAITQTFKIKDVGITCHDVLYHTQLYAYLFSILSCLYFLLPLVVTIVSYSTIIYVLSTKNDNLSTSYSDRRRKAVIMAIAVLMEFVLCFAPTNGILLYHCVRLVSGGSSEEGKYYLIAVCLGSASVFLDPLLYYYGSSQCRKQISCLIWWKKTKSSTTISNTNSQTKSSELSCEHTPAHIQV; this is encoded by the exons ATGGTTTTTGCTAAAGACCACTTGCTAAGAG GAAGCTATGTACAGACTAATGAACCAGCTGATGACGAGGCTTCAACACAGACATCTGATGAACCCGGTTCAGAGTTACCAG CTGGTTCTGGACACAACTTCTCTGTTATGACAGAGCTCTATGagacaa ATCCAATCATTACCTATTTTCTTGAAGTGCAGCCATGTAATAGCACTGATCTGAATGCAGTGGGTTGCAACAAGAGTACACAAGACACATACAACATCTCAGAGGGGTCTGTTGTCTTCCTCAAAGGCCTGCTGGTCACACGTCTCATGCCCTCGTTCtacatcttcatcatcctcattaGTTTGCCCCTGAACGCTTTGGCCCTGGTGGCGTTCACCTGTAGGATCCGAGAGAAGAAACCAGCGGTGATCTACATGTCTCACCTGGCGTGTGTGGACCTGCTCTTCACCCTGCTGCTGCCTCTGAAGATCCACTACCAGCTGAACTCTTCAGATTGGGTGTTCGGTGAGGCTCTGTGTCGTGTGATCAGTGCAGCTTACTACTGCTACATGTACTGCTCCATACTGCTGATGATGTGCATGAGTGTGGACCGGCTGCTGGCCGTGGTGTTTCCCATCGCCTCTCTGACCTGGAGGAGCACGAGGAAAgccacatgtgtgtgtgtgctggtctGGCTGCTGGCGCTCGCTGGTACTGTGCCACTGCTCGCCATAACACAAACATTCAAGATTAAGGATGTGGGCATCACCTGCCACGATGTGCTGTATCACACGCAGCTGTATGCGTACCTGTTCTCCATCCTCTCCTGCCTCTACTTCCTCTTGCCTCTGGTTGTCACCATAGTGAGTTACTCTACCATCATATATGTGCTTTCTACAAAGAATGATAACTTGTCAACATCATATTCAGACAGACGAAGGAAAGCTGTGATTATGGCTATAGCTGTGCTGATGGAGTTTGTGCTGTGCTTTGCACCAACCAATGGCATCTTGTTGTACCACTGTGTTCGTTTAGTCAGCGGAGGCAGCAGTGAGGAGGGGAAATACTACCTGATAGCTGTCTGTTTGGGAAGTGCTAGTGTTTTTCTGGACCCTCTGTTGTATTACTATGGCTCGTCTCAGTGCAGGAAGCAGATCAGCTGTCTGATCTGGTGGAAGAAGACAAAAAGCTCAACCACAATATCAAACACAAACAGTCAAACTAAATCCTCTGAGCTTAGCTGCGAGCACACCCCGGCTCACATTCAGGTGTga
- the LOC122340975 gene encoding proteinase-activated receptor 1-like has product MYFPHCSSYGVGQFIAFDNNLPVIKTGGETLNAAAQPVDKFNILATLNCSSLSISNETVSFLKGLLVTRIMPSFYIFIILISLPLNALALVVFTCRIREKNPTVIYMSHLACVDLLFTLLLPLKIHYQLNSSDWVFGEALCRVISAAYYCYMYCSILLMMCMSVDRLLAVVFPITSLTWRSTRKALCVCVLVWLLALAGTVPLLSMNQTVEIENVGVICYDVLRQNDPTVLYYVYLFSILSCLCFFLPLVVTFVSYSIIIYTLSAKSDRLTSSSSSDQRRKAVILTISVLIEFVLCFAPTNGILLYHCVHLAKGGHREGDSSYAVYLLAVCLGSSSVFLDPLLYYYGSSQYRKQIRSAFWCKK; this is encoded by the exons ATGTACT TTCCACACTGCTCTTCATATGGAGTAGGTCAGTTTATAGCCTTTGACAACAATCTTCCTGTTATAAAAACGGGAGGAGAAACTTTAAATGCAGCTGCACAACCTGTTGACAAGTTTAATATCTTGGCAACACTCAACTGTTCTTCATTGTCCATCTCAAATGAGACTGTCAGCTTCCTCAAAGGCCTGCTGGTCACACGCATCATGCCCTCGTTCTACATCTTCATTATCCTCATTAGTTTGCCCCTGAACGCTTTGGCCCTGGTGGTGTTCACCTGTAGGATCCGAGAGAAGAATCCAACGGTGATCTACATGTCTCACCTGGCGTGTGTGGACCTGCTCTTCACCCTGCTGCTGCCTCTGAAGATCCACTACCAGCTGAACTCTTCAGATTGGGTGTTCGGTGAGGCTCTGTGTCGTGTGATCAGTGCAGCTTACTACTGCTACATGTACTGCTCCATACTGCTGATGATGTGCATGAGTGTGGACCGGCTGCTGGCCGTGGTGTTTCCCATCACCTCTCTGACCTGGAGGAGCACCAGGAaagccttgtgtgtgtgtgtgctggtctGGCTGCTGGCGCTCGCTGGTACTGTGCCACTTCTCTCAATGAATCAAACAGTTGAGATTGAGAATGTAGGCGTCATCTGCTATGATGTGCTACGCCAAAATGACCCAACAGTACTGTATTATGTGTACTTGTTCTCCATCCTCTCCTGCCTCTGTTTCTTCTTGCCTCTGGTCGTCACCTTTGTGAGCTACTCCAtcattatatatacacttagTGCAAAGTCTGATCGCTTaacatcatcttcatcttcagacCAACGAAGGAAAGCTGTGATTCTGACTATCTCTGTGCTGATTGAGTTTGTGCTGTGCTTTGCTCCAACCAATGGCATCCTGTTGTACCACTGTGTTCATTTAGCTAAAGGAGGACACCGTGAGGGAGATTCATCATATGCTGTTTACCTGCTGGCTGTGTGTTTGGGGAGCTCAAGTGTTTTTCTGGATCCTCTGCTCTACTACTACGGCTCGTCTCAATACAGGAAGCAGATCCGCTCTGCGTTTTGgtgcaagaaataa